From Proteiniborus sp. MB09-C3, the proteins below share one genomic window:
- a CDS encoding M20/M25/M40 family metallo-hydrolase: MNKERLLNNFMEMLKIHSPSRKEGKYAEYLINLLKEMGASIYLDEGYLQYGGDSPSIIAKFPGDIEGEGVTLAAHMDVIEPNLNVQPVVEGNIIKTDGSTTLGGDDKGGVASIIEALRTIKEEKISHKDIYVVLTPCEEVGMLGAKYFNWDKVPEGMRPSKNMIVVDNAGAAGLIAHSAPSKYDIEVVFQGKKAHAGIEPEKGINAIAVASNALSRMNIGRIDDLTTSNISSISSQFPSNVVPDICKVAGEIRSHSEEKILDIIEYYKKACDEAVEKLGGTYKFDYQRDYPVLKPKDDLKFAKEFAKIYEELNIPSELKVIGGGSDSNIFAEQGFNSIIIGVGMNNVHTVEEYLVIDDLFKTTEAIIRYIKRNEK, translated from the coding sequence TTGAATAAGGAAAGATTGTTAAATAATTTTATGGAAATGCTAAAAATACATTCGCCCTCAAGGAAGGAAGGAAAGTATGCAGAGTATCTCATAAATTTATTGAAGGAGATGGGTGCTTCAATATACTTAGATGAAGGATACCTGCAATATGGTGGAGATTCTCCTTCAATTATAGCCAAGTTTCCCGGTGATATAGAGGGAGAGGGAGTAACGCTTGCTGCTCATATGGATGTAATTGAGCCTAATTTAAATGTACAGCCAGTAGTAGAGGGTAATATTATTAAAACAGATGGAAGTACTACATTAGGTGGAGATGACAAAGGAGGAGTAGCAAGTATTATAGAAGCTTTGAGAACTATCAAGGAAGAGAAGATATCTCACAAAGATATTTATGTTGTTCTGACTCCTTGTGAAGAAGTTGGGATGCTTGGTGCAAAGTATTTTAATTGGGACAAAGTACCTGAAGGTATGCGACCTTCCAAGAATATGATTGTCGTCGATAATGCTGGCGCTGCTGGGCTTATTGCACATTCTGCTCCAAGTAAGTACGATATTGAGGTTGTTTTCCAAGGTAAGAAGGCTCATGCTGGTATAGAGCCAGAAAAAGGCATAAATGCTATTGCTGTAGCTTCCAATGCTTTATCCCGTATGAATATAGGCAGAATAGACGATTTAACAACATCGAATATTTCTTCCATAAGCTCACAATTTCCTTCAAATGTAGTTCCTGATATATGTAAGGTTGCCGGAGAAATAAGAAGCCATTCTGAAGAAAAAATTTTGGATATTATTGAATATTATAAAAAGGCATGTGATGAGGCAGTTGAAAAGCTGGGAGGCACCTATAAATTCGATTATCAACGTGATTATCCAGTATTAAAGCCAAAGGATGATTTGAAGTTCGCAAAGGAGTTCGCGAAAATATATGAAGAACTTAATATTCCTTCCGAACTCAAGGTAATTGGAGGGGGTTCGGATAGCAATATATTTGCCGAGCAAGGATTCAACTCAATCATTATAGGGGTTGGCATGAATAATGTCCATACTGTAGAAGAATATTTAGTAATTGATGATCTATTCAAAACTACAGAGGCTATTATTAGATATATAAAAAGGAATGAAAAATAA
- a CDS encoding amidohydrolase — protein sequence MKNKMGMKKEIMKSKVISAIDDNKNLIFDIGRKIYKNPELGYKEFETTKIVKEFFKNELKLNVIDNIAYTGCRAQINHDKSGPKVAVLGELDGIVCNEHPDALDSGVSHACGHNFQIAGMMAVAIGLIKSGVYRELDGKIDFIATPAEEFIELDYRNKLKEEGAIQYFGGKQELIRNGSFDDVDIAVMFHVLDIGDKKVLVGPVSNGFIGEDIRFIGREAHAGNAPYKGVNAVNAALLAINNINAQRETFRECDRVRVHPIITKGGDIVNVVPADVRIESYTRARTIEAMLDANEKVNRSLIAGAMAVGANVEIKQLPGYLPILRHEQMEDILFENLLSLGITEEDIIQGGDFTGSFDLGDVSHIMPTLHPMFGGIRGELHSKEYRIINEEYLYLEPAKALALTIIDLLFDNAKEAKRILEDFAPAMTKEEYLKFMESNNKIIKKEFLDK from the coding sequence ATGAAAAATAAAATGGGCATGAAAAAAGAAATAATGAAATCAAAAGTAATTTCTGCAATTGATGACAATAAGAATTTGATTTTTGACATAGGTAGAAAAATTTACAAAAATCCAGAGCTTGGATATAAAGAGTTTGAAACAACAAAAATTGTAAAGGAATTTTTTAAAAATGAATTAAAGCTTAATGTAATAGATAATATTGCTTATACTGGCTGCAGGGCTCAAATAAATCATGATAAATCCGGCCCAAAGGTTGCAGTTTTAGGGGAATTGGACGGCATAGTTTGCAATGAACATCCAGATGCTTTAGACTCAGGGGTTTCACATGCATGTGGTCACAATTTTCAGATTGCAGGAATGATGGCTGTGGCAATTGGTCTTATAAAATCAGGTGTATATAGAGAATTAGACGGTAAAATTGATTTTATTGCAACTCCTGCAGAAGAATTTATTGAACTGGATTATAGAAATAAACTTAAAGAAGAAGGAGCTATTCAATATTTTGGAGGGAAACAAGAATTAATAAGAAATGGCTCCTTTGATGATGTTGATATCGCAGTTATGTTTCATGTTTTAGACATAGGTGATAAGAAGGTATTAGTTGGGCCAGTAAGTAATGGATTTATTGGAGAAGATATTCGATTCATTGGTAGAGAAGCTCATGCCGGTAATGCTCCGTACAAAGGAGTAAATGCAGTAAATGCAGCATTATTAGCAATAAACAATATTAATGCCCAAAGAGAGACCTTTAGAGAATGTGATAGGGTAAGAGTTCATCCAATCATAACAAAGGGCGGAGATATTGTAAATGTAGTGCCTGCTGATGTGAGAATAGAATCATACACAAGAGCGAGAACTATTGAGGCAATGTTGGATGCTAATGAAAAGGTTAATAGATCGTTAATCGCTGGTGCTATGGCTGTAGGTGCAAATGTTGAGATTAAACAATTACCAGGTTATCTGCCAATATTGAGGCATGAACAAATGGAGGATATATTATTTGAAAATTTATTGAGTCTTGGAATAACAGAGGAGGATATAATACAAGGAGGAGATTTTACAGGTTCCTTTGATTTAGGAGATGTATCCCATATAATGCCAACCCTGCATCCTATGTTTGGTGGAATAAGGGGAGAACTTCACTCAAAAGAGTACCGTATAATCAATGAAGAATATCTCTATTTGGAGCCAGCAAAGGCATTGGCATTAACTATTATAGACTTGCTATTTGATAATGCAAAAGAGGCTAAAAGAATTCTTGAAGATTTTGCTCCAGCTATGACAAAAGAAGAGTATCTGAAATTTATGGAATCCAATAATAAAATCATAAAAAAAGAGTTTTTAGACAAATAG
- a CDS encoding ABC transporter ATP-binding protein: MSKLKIEPMQHPDKIINYWKKEKFVVSCIIIFGLSYNITIILGPIYQGKLIDSIAYGKSLSFVIILAFTYILIIGTNQLLRYFKRFYIRRFANSTSATMRLMIYNNIMHKSVSELDNENTGNLMTRAISDVDLCVEGMRKFTTEVFDTGVLMASYLISMLAYDVKITMFSIIFIPVAMVLAEKLKGVIYKYSKEYRQKSSEVADITYDAIENSMLYRVSGMESKNRMKYIEELEDLQKKAVKANILENSMQPIYHVIAMLGIIIVIYLGGTKVINSSWTIGTFSTYIAMFTAMAVKASKAAKLFNSVQKSQVSWKRIKPYLEEYKIKDTYLNINRRDTTLLVENLVFTYEEGKENILNNISFTGKQGEIIGVTGSIASGKSTLGLSLLGIYPYMGSIKIDGKELRDYSEYERSQMISYLGHKPQLLSDTIYNNITMGSKEDITSVLKDVCFDEDLKAMPNGQDTLVGNSGVKLSGGQQARISLARALLNKNKIIILDDPFSAVDMKTEEKIIESLKNNYKDSLIILISHRLAIFNRIDKIILLKNDKTVDYGTHDELMRKSELYATIFNLQFTEGESNGCNKKVNI; this comes from the coding sequence ATGTCAAAATTAAAGATTGAACCTATGCAGCATCCAGATAAAATCATAAACTATTGGAAGAAAGAAAAATTTGTTGTATCTTGCATTATAATATTTGGATTGTCATACAACATCACAATTATTTTAGGTCCCATATATCAGGGAAAACTCATAGATTCTATTGCTTATGGAAAAAGTTTATCTTTTGTAATAATTCTTGCATTTACTTATATACTGATTATCGGAACCAACCAGCTTCTGCGATATTTTAAGCGCTTTTATATAAGGCGTTTTGCCAACAGCACTAGTGCTACCATGAGACTCATGATATACAATAATATCATGCATAAAAGTGTTTCTGAGCTGGACAATGAAAATACGGGAAACCTAATGACAAGAGCTATTTCAGATGTTGATTTATGTGTTGAAGGGATGCGAAAATTTACTACTGAGGTTTTTGATACCGGTGTCCTCATGGCATCATATCTTATATCAATGCTCGCCTATGATGTGAAAATAACTATGTTTTCTATTATTTTCATTCCTGTTGCTATGGTACTTGCTGAAAAGTTAAAAGGTGTTATCTATAAATATTCAAAGGAATATCGTCAAAAAAGCAGTGAGGTGGCGGACATCACCTATGATGCAATTGAGAATTCAATGCTCTATAGAGTAAGTGGCATGGAATCTAAAAATAGAATGAAATATATTGAAGAACTAGAGGATTTGCAGAAAAAGGCAGTTAAAGCCAATATATTAGAAAACTCTATGCAGCCTATTTACCATGTTATTGCCATGCTCGGAATAATAATAGTAATCTACCTAGGAGGTACAAAGGTCATTAATAGTAGCTGGACCATAGGAACTTTTTCTACTTATATCGCTATGTTTACTGCTATGGCAGTTAAGGCAAGTAAGGCAGCAAAGCTATTTAATTCTGTACAAAAATCCCAGGTATCGTGGAAGCGTATTAAACCATATCTTGAAGAATATAAAATCAAAGATACTTATTTAAATATAAATCGAAGGGATACTACACTTTTAGTCGAGAATCTTGTATTCACATATGAAGAAGGTAAAGAAAATATCTTAAATAATATTAGCTTCACAGGGAAACAAGGGGAAATTATTGGGGTGACAGGTTCCATTGCTTCTGGTAAATCTACCCTTGGATTATCCTTGTTAGGTATATATCCTTATATGGGAAGTATCAAGATAGATGGTAAGGAACTAAGAGACTATTCGGAATATGAGCGAAGCCAAATGATTTCTTATTTAGGACATAAGCCTCAGCTACTTTCAGATACCATATACAACAATATAACTATGGGAAGCAAAGAAGACATTACTTCTGTATTAAAGGATGTTTGCTTTGATGAAGACTTGAAAGCAATGCCTAATGGACAAGATACTTTAGTTGGAAATAGCGGAGTAAAATTAAGTGGAGGTCAGCAGGCCAGAATATCCCTTGCAAGAGCACTTCTCAATAAAAATAAAATTATCATATTAGATGATCCTTTTTCAGCTGTTGATATGAAGACAGAAGAAAAAATTATAGAAAGCTTAAAAAATAATTATAAAGATAGCTTGATTATTTTAATTTCTCATCGCTTAGCTATTTTTAATAGAATAGATAAAATTATTCTCTTAAAGAATGATAAAACAGTAGATTATGGTACCCATGACGAGCTTATGAGAAAATCTGAGCTCTATGCTACAATATTTAATTTACAGTTCACAGAGGGGGAGAGCAATGGATGCAATAAAAAAGTCAATATTTAA
- a CDS encoding ABC transporter ATP-binding protein, with amino-acid sequence MDAIKKSIFKVIKNNIGTSMLLVFTICGVVIASLIPPQILKYIIDHNLVPRNYDKLFVLAIAYIGILLLIGIFDFVKEAILTVLGQGITKEIRIEMMEKLERINSAFFSSNSSGAIVSQFTNDVDAINSLFTSGIIGMMIDCLKLIGIVISIWIFSSKLGIVTVLLMPAIYSITRLFQKRMLKAQIENRILVGKVNNHISESIKNVQMIKSYSKEDYMENNYTRYLLHNYRTVEKVNFYDSVYSPIIQLTRAVVIGFVVVLSSKQFNYLGISLGMVAASIELISNLFAPIENLGMELQNIQQAISGIKRVNDFFSEAEDDFKKKELKAEDIIPKGKDVRLSFNDVTFQYEKGTDVLQDIGLSLKPNEKVTFVGRTGVGKTTLFKLIMGILKPTKGNITINGIDVYDIPNSEKRKIFGYVDQSFHMIKGAVSDQISLQDESIAREQIERALDFVGLTEYVESLENGLDTNVTSETLFSQGQKQLLAIARAIVTNPPILLLDEITANLDSITEEKIVSVLQKTSEAHTILSISHRLSSMLTSDTVVILENGRVKNAGSPEMLLESDDWYRNHIALEKLTWS; translated from the coding sequence ATGGATGCAATAAAAAAGTCAATATTTAAAGTGATTAAAAATAATATTGGAACGAGTATGCTGTTGGTTTTTACCATTTGCGGTGTTGTCATAGCTAGTTTAATTCCTCCTCAGATTTTAAAATATATAATTGATCACAATCTTGTGCCAAGGAATTATGACAAATTATTTGTTTTAGCTATTGCTTATATTGGTATACTGCTACTTATCGGAATATTTGATTTTGTTAAAGAGGCTATTCTTACAGTTTTAGGACAAGGGATTACAAAGGAAATACGAATTGAGATGATGGAAAAGCTTGAGAGAATAAATTCAGCATTCTTTTCCTCTAACAGTTCAGGAGCAATAGTTTCACAATTCACAAATGATGTTGATGCAATTAATTCACTATTTACAAGTGGCATCATTGGAATGATGATTGACTGTCTTAAGCTTATAGGTATTGTCATCTCAATCTGGATATTCAGCAGCAAGCTTGGAATTGTAACAGTATTACTGATGCCAGCTATTTATAGTATCACTCGGCTTTTTCAAAAAAGAATGCTAAAGGCACAGATTGAGAATCGAATATTGGTAGGTAAAGTAAATAATCATATTTCTGAAAGCATAAAAAATGTACAGATGATTAAATCCTACAGCAAGGAAGATTATATGGAAAATAACTATACAAGGTATTTGCTTCATAATTATAGAACGGTTGAGAAAGTTAATTTCTATGACTCTGTATATTCCCCAATAATTCAACTTACTCGTGCAGTTGTTATTGGTTTTGTTGTAGTACTATCCTCTAAACAATTTAATTATTTAGGTATATCTTTAGGTATGGTTGCGGCATCAATTGAATTAATATCAAACCTATTTGCACCAATTGAGAACTTAGGTATGGAACTGCAGAATATTCAGCAGGCCATATCTGGCATCAAAAGAGTAAATGATTTTTTTAGCGAAGCAGAAGATGATTTTAAGAAGAAGGAACTAAAGGCAGAGGATATCATACCTAAAGGTAAAGATGTAAGATTGTCCTTTAATGATGTCACATTTCAATATGAAAAAGGTACTGATGTTCTCCAAGATATTGGCCTTAGCTTAAAACCAAATGAGAAGGTTACATTTGTAGGAAGGACAGGAGTTGGAAAGACTACATTATTTAAGCTCATAATGGGGATTTTAAAACCAACAAAGGGCAATATCACAATAAATGGGATTGATGTTTATGACATACCAAATTCAGAAAAGCGCAAAATATTCGGATATGTAGATCAAAGCTTTCACATGATAAAGGGAGCAGTGTCAGATCAAATAAGTTTGCAGGACGAAAGTATAGCAAGAGAACAAATAGAAAGAGCCTTGGATTTTGTAGGACTTACAGAATATGTAGAATCTTTGGAAAATGGACTAGATACTAATGTAACCAGCGAGACTCTTTTTTCTCAAGGACAGAAACAACTTTTGGCAATAGCTAGAGCTATCGTAACAAATCCTCCTATTCTTTTGCTAGATGAGATTACGGCAAACCTTGATTCTATTACAGAAGAAAAAATAGTTTCCGTGTTGCAAAAAACAAGCGAGGCTCATACAATACTGTCCATATCTCACCGTTTATCCTCTATGCTTACCAGCGATACAGTAGTTATATTAGAAAATGGTAGAGTTAAAAACGCAGGCTCTCCTGAGATGCTTTTAGAAAGTGATGATTGGTATCGAAATCATATTGCATTGGAGAAGCTCACTTGGAGTTAA
- a CDS encoding DUF4342 domain-containing protein has product MVTLEQVEKLCQHANISYEEARAVLEETNGDILEAIIKLEKQNRIQAPVGGGHYSSKNSQQGTENNCREKSFKEEKNRTDNASFSELVGRFFRWCGEIINRGNKNSFEVIKGGEKVVTIPVTILALLLLFMFWVTIPLMIVGLFFGYRYMFSGPDLGKENVNRAMDSVADAAENLKKEVKGDKSNGKNSDN; this is encoded by the coding sequence ATGGTTACTTTAGAACAGGTAGAAAAGTTATGTCAGCATGCGAATATTTCTTATGAAGAAGCAAGGGCAGTGCTTGAGGAAACTAATGGTGATATTCTTGAGGCAATAATAAAGCTAGAAAAGCAAAATCGTATTCAAGCACCTGTGGGAGGTGGACATTACAGTTCTAAGAATAGTCAGCAAGGTACGGAAAATAATTGTCGAGAGAAAAGTTTTAAAGAAGAAAAAAATAGAACTGATAATGCATCTTTTTCAGAACTAGTAGGAAGGTTTTTTAGATGGTGTGGAGAAATAATAAATAGAGGGAATAAGAATAGCTTTGAAGTCATAAAAGGCGGGGAAAAGGTAGTAACTATTCCAGTTACAATATTAGCGTTGCTGCTATTATTCATGTTTTGGGTAACTATTCCTCTTATGATTGTGGGACTCTTCTTCGGGTATAGGTACATGTTTAGCGGTCCTGACTTAGGAAAGGAAAATGTTAATCGTGCAATGGATTCTGTTGCAGATGCAGCTGAGAATCTTAAAAAGGAAGTTAAGGGTGATAAATCCAATGGAAAGAATTCTGATAATTGA
- a CDS encoding response regulator transcription factor: MERILIIEDEEKIARFIELELKYEGYEVEKAFNGRDGLKLATTQPFDLVLLDIMLPALNGLEVLRRIRKSSDLPVILLTARDAVVDKVTGLDGGADDYITKPFAIEELLARIRATLRKKSNNNATKTLSELIAGELSLDPIRREVKVGDNLLDLTKKEFDLLHYLLENKNIVVSRETLLQHIWGYDFSGGTNAVDVYIRYLRSKVEEPFGLKLLHTVRGVGYVIKDE, translated from the coding sequence ATGGAAAGAATTCTGATAATTGAAGATGAAGAAAAAATAGCACGTTTTATAGAATTAGAGCTTAAATATGAAGGCTATGAAGTAGAGAAGGCATTCAATGGAAGGGATGGGTTGAAGCTTGCAACAACCCAACCCTTTGATCTTGTATTGCTGGATATCATGTTGCCAGCCTTAAATGGACTTGAGGTTCTTAGAAGAATTCGTAAAAGTTCTGACTTGCCTGTTATACTTCTTACTGCCAGAGATGCTGTTGTAGATAAAGTTACAGGACTTGATGGGGGTGCAGATGATTATATTACTAAGCCCTTTGCAATTGAAGAGCTGCTTGCACGAATCAGAGCTACTCTTAGGAAAAAGTCTAATAACAATGCGACTAAAACCTTGTCTGAGCTCATTGCTGGGGAGCTAAGTCTTGATCCCATCAGAAGAGAAGTTAAGGTAGGGGATAACTTGCTGGATTTAACAAAAAAGGAGTTTGATTTGCTGCACTATCTTTTAGAAAATAAAAACATTGTTGTAAGTCGTGAAACTTTACTTCAGCATATATGGGGTTATGATTTTTCAGGCGGAACAAATGCAGTTGATGTGTATATTAGATATCTTCGTTCAAAGGTTGAGGAGCCATTTGGACTAAAATTGCTTCATACTGTTCGTGGAGTGGGGTATGTGATAAAAGATGAGTAA
- a CDS encoding ATP-binding protein has translation MSNTKNMHSSNITTKIRSSLVLKLNIRMIGRLFSGFMSINLIIISIGFFVILWKTEEGAKDIVEIIESMPDNLQSTYHGGYEISVIRKPSRGVTFPQSIQKLLPLKITDAKRSIRMAKAYKETKLLERIDLIRYTVAFPIEDTSYEIVYALGSDLKLFLYLFLILLIFELLIIIENIVKGSGIIRKTLKPLSDLAETAKSLNAEVLSMGSKADGTYIKDLAGVISSIDANKLDKRISVDSSQNELKDLAYAINDMLNRIDDSYQSQVRFVSDASHELRTPISVIQGYVNLLDRWGKKDEKTMQESIDAIKSETENMKELVEQLLFLARGDNETIQLHKEDFDASEIVDEIVRETQMIDPNHNFEIDLNRPAYINADRQLIKQAIRILVDNSIKYTPQGKKIILRVANEDNSVHITVQDSGIGIAPEYLPQVFNRFYRSDESRARKTGGAGLGLSIAKWIVERHGGHFEILSRINIGTRITIIIPVSKMPSTELAIG, from the coding sequence ATGAGTAATACTAAAAATATGCATTCAAGCAATATTACTACTAAAATCCGTTCATCTCTTGTTTTAAAGCTTAATATACGAATGATAGGCAGATTGTTCTCTGGATTTATGTCAATAAACCTTATTATCATTTCAATAGGGTTTTTCGTTATTTTGTGGAAAACCGAAGAGGGAGCTAAAGATATAGTTGAAATAATAGAGTCAATGCCTGATAATTTACAGTCAACATATCATGGCGGCTATGAAATCTCAGTAATAAGAAAGCCTTCAAGGGGTGTCACATTTCCTCAAAGCATACAAAAACTTTTGCCTCTAAAAATTACTGATGCGAAACGGAGCATCAGAATGGCTAAAGCCTATAAAGAGACTAAATTATTAGAAAGAATAGACTTAATCAGATATACTGTTGCATTTCCTATTGAAGACACTTCCTACGAAATAGTTTATGCATTGGGCTCTGATTTGAAATTGTTTTTATATTTATTTTTAATTTTACTAATATTTGAGCTGCTAATTATAATTGAAAACATTGTGAAAGGTTCAGGGATAATAAGAAAAACCCTTAAGCCCTTGTCCGATCTTGCAGAGACAGCAAAAAGTCTTAATGCTGAGGTACTATCAATGGGCTCTAAAGCAGATGGGACATATATAAAGGATTTAGCAGGTGTTATTAGCAGCATCGATGCTAATAAGCTGGATAAACGTATATCTGTTGATAGTTCTCAAAATGAGCTTAAAGATTTGGCATATGCTATAAATGATATGCTAAATCGCATCGATGATTCTTATCAATCTCAGGTAAGATTTGTTTCAGATGCTTCACATGAACTAAGAACTCCTATATCTGTAATACAGGGATATGTAAATCTTCTTGACCGCTGGGGTAAAAAAGATGAGAAGACAATGCAGGAATCGATTGATGCAATTAAGAGCGAGACAGAAAATATGAAGGAGTTAGTAGAGCAGCTTCTTTTCCTTGCTCGTGGTGATAATGAAACTATTCAGCTTCACAAAGAAGACTTTGATGCTAGTGAAATAGTTGATGAGATAGTTCGCGAAACACAAATGATTGATCCAAATCATAACTTTGAAATTGATTTAAATAGGCCAGCCTATATTAATGCCGATAGACAGCTTATAAAGCAAGCAATTCGAATACTTGTAGATAACAGTATAAAATACACTCCTCAAGGGAAGAAAATCATTCTAAGAGTTGCTAATGAGGATAATTCTGTTCATATTACAGTCCAAGATAGCGGTATAGGAATAGCTCCAGAATATTTGCCCCAAGTTTTTAATCGCTTTTATCGTTCTGATGAATCAAGAGCAAGAAAAACAGGTGGAGCAGGACTAGGTTTATCCATTGCTAAATGGATAGTAGAACGCCATGGAGGTCATTTTGAAATATTGAGTAGAATAAACATAGGAACTCGTATAACGATTATCATTCCTGTATCTAAAATGCCTTCTACTGAATTAGCAATAGGATAA
- a CDS encoding cation:proton antiporter: protein MASSLAIILLLGLPANKLFEKIKIPGLLGMLILGIIIGPYGLNLLQADMIHASADLRKIALIIILLRAGLGINKDDLKKIGGTALKMSCIPGLIEGFFIALASVKLLNFSFVQGGILGFIIAAVSPAVVVPSMLRLIESNMGTKKGIPTLILAGASIDDVFAITIFSAFLGLYSGAHMNIGIQILSIPISILLGIASGIIIGFIMIKIFKKYHIRDTKKVLLILGLSILLTELENLLKTKIEIASLLGVMTIGFIIVDKMPNVGKRLASKFNKIWVFAEILLFVLVGAQVNIRVALNAGGVGIIVILIGIIGRSIGVIISLLGTDLNWKERLFCVIAYVPKATVQAAMGAVPLSLGVGSGDVILAIAVLSILITAPLGAIGINISAEKLL, encoded by the coding sequence ATGGCATCGAGTTTAGCAATTATTTTATTATTAGGATTACCAGCGAATAAGTTGTTTGAAAAGATTAAGATTCCAGGCTTATTAGGAATGCTTATATTAGGGATCATCATAGGTCCTTATGGTTTAAATTTACTTCAGGCAGATATGATTCATGCCTCAGCGGATTTGAGAAAAATTGCTTTAATCATTATTCTATTAAGAGCTGGGCTTGGGATCAATAAAGATGATCTGAAAAAGATTGGCGGAACTGCATTAAAAATGAGCTGTATACCAGGCTTAATAGAAGGTTTTTTTATTGCTCTCGCATCAGTTAAGCTTTTAAATTTTTCCTTTGTTCAAGGGGGAATATTAGGCTTTATTATCGCCGCTGTTTCTCCTGCTGTTGTAGTCCCATCTATGCTACGCTTAATAGAGAGTAATATGGGAACTAAAAAAGGCATTCCAACCTTAATACTAGCGGGAGCTTCTATTGATGATGTTTTTGCTATTACTATATTTAGTGCTTTTTTAGGTCTATACAGTGGTGCTCACATGAACATTGGCATACAGATATTAAGTATTCCAATATCAATATTACTTGGTATTGCCTCTGGTATTATTATTGGTTTTATAATGATAAAAATCTTCAAAAAATATCACATAAGAGATACTAAAAAGGTCTTATTGATATTAGGACTGTCTATTTTGCTCACTGAATTGGAAAACTTGCTAAAGACCAAAATAGAGATAGCATCATTATTGGGAGTTATGACTATTGGATTTATAATTGTTGATAAGATGCCTAATGTGGGAAAACGACTTGCATCAAAATTCAATAAAATATGGGTTTTTGCAGAAATACTATTATTTGTGCTAGTAGGAGCTCAAGTAAACATTAGAGTAGCCTTAAATGCAGGAGGAGTCGGAATTATAGTAATTCTGATTGGTATTATTGGAAGAAGCATAGGAGTTATTATTTCTCTGCTAGGTACGGATTTGAACTGGAAAGAGAGACTGTTTTGTGTTATCGCCTATGTACCAAAAGCAACTGTACAAGCTGCAATGGGAGCAGTTCCTTTATCATTAGGAGTAGGATCGGGAGATGTCATTTTGGCGATTGCAGTGCTATCTATACTGATAACAGCACCTTTGGGAGCTATAGGGATTAATATATCAGCAGAAAAGCTGCTATAA
- a CDS encoding peptidylprolyl isomerase, protein MIKKLTNKRMWQYTLLAISLVLVIGMTGCKNEEIVAKVNDDIITKDELYNILVEQSGAQVLDSLIAERIIKSEAEKQKIDVPKEDVEAELNKIKENYGGEAAFNQAMEYYGYSVEDIKKNITTNTQIKKLLEPSISIAEEEIQKYFEENKDTFKQEEQVKASHILVETEEEANEVKEKLSAGEDFAKLAKEYSKDENNKDSGGDLGFFERGDMISSFSDAAFALEIGAISEPVKTEHGYHIIKVEDKKEEKEANFEENKDNIKNILLEDKLPDAYQKWYQEKLTEYKITNYLTEK, encoded by the coding sequence ATGATAAAAAAATTAACAAACAAAAGAATGTGGCAGTACACACTATTAGCTATTTCATTAGTACTTGTCATAGGCATGACTGGGTGCAAAAATGAAGAAATCGTAGCTAAAGTAAATGATGACATCATTACTAAGGACGAGCTATATAATATATTAGTCGAACAAAGTGGTGCTCAAGTGTTAGATTCTTTAATTGCTGAAAGGATTATAAAGTCTGAGGCAGAGAAGCAAAAAATTGATGTTCCTAAAGAAGATGTTGAAGCAGAGCTTAACAAAATTAAAGAAAATTATGGTGGAGAAGCAGCATTTAATCAAGCTATGGAGTATTATGGATACTCAGTAGAAGATATAAAGAAAAATATCACTACGAATACTCAGATAAAGAAACTTCTTGAACCTAGTATTTCAATAGCAGAAGAAGAAATACAGAAATATTTTGAAGAAAATAAGGATACATTTAAACAAGAAGAGCAAGTAAAAGCAAGCCACATTCTAGTTGAAACAGAAGAGGAAGCCAATGAAGTTAAAGAAAAGCTTTCAGCTGGAGAGGATTTTGCAAAATTAGCAAAAGAATATTCAAAAGATGAAAACAATAAAGACTCAGGAGGAGACTTGGGCTTCTTTGAAAGAGGAGATATGATTTCAAGCTTTTCAGATGCTGCTTTTGCTTTAGAAATAGGTGCAATTAGTGAACCTGTTAAGACAGAGCATGGTTATCATATAATCAAAGTAGAAGATAAGAAAGAAGAAAAAGAAGCAAATTTTGAAGAAAATAAAGATAATATAAAAAACATATTGCTAGAAGATAAGCTTCCTGATGCATATCAAAAATGGTATCAAGAAAAATTAACTGAATACAAAATAACTAATTATCTTACTGAAAAATAA